In the Rhea pennata isolate bPtePen1 chromosome 4, bPtePen1.pri, whole genome shotgun sequence genome, CTCGGTCCGACCCTGCGCGTCCCCTCCCTGTTTCCCGTCCTCTGAGCAGGAGCAAAGCGGCCGGCAaagcgcgcggggccgcgggacgcccgcccccgcgggacgcggcgggacgcggcgggACGCGCTGCctccggcggccgcggggcccttccccgcgcgggcgcgcgccgcggccgcgcgcagcccTGCCCCGCCTCGGCACCGGCATCGGctccgcgggccgggccgcgccgcgccgggccgggccgggccttccccgCTCGCCCGCGGTGCCAATGCGCGGGCGCTGCCTgcgggcgcagccccgcgggccgAGGGCGCGCACCAGCCGCACCGTTTCTctccattttatcttttttttcctttcttttttgaggggagggagaaacCCACCCATCCCCTCGCACTGAAATTCCGTCCCGGAAACACGGAGTCGGTATAAACGTTTATTCCGAGCCCCGCGCAGCGCGGGTACAGTcagcggaggcggcgggggacgcgcgggcggcggcaggcggcgggcgcgcccccccgcgcggcgccccgcacGCGTGGGGCGAGCCTCGCCGTCGGGCGGGCGCCCGGGcgcggcccgcagcgcccgcgcgcATAAATAGGGGGGAACCGGGGTGCAGTCTCTAGAGCACGGAGGGGTGCTGGCCCGGCGGCAGGCCGAAGGCGTTGGGGTGCGAAGGGCCGAGGAGGGTGAGGTAGTGCCGGTCGAGGCCCTGCACGGAGGAGAGGAAGGTGCTGCGCTGCTGGCCGGCGCCGGCGAGggtcccggcggcgccggggaggTGGTAGGGCAGCgaggggctgcgggcggcgccgggccagGCGAAGGGGCCCCCCGcaggcggcgggagcgcggcctCGCCGGGGCTGTGCCCGGCGCACTCGGGAGCGCCGTGGAGCGGGTAGGAGGGAAAGTCCGGCTCGGGGAGAGACCCCAGCGAGGTGAAGATGGGCTCGGTGACGAAGCGAGCTTTGGACTGGAGGAAAGCGAGGATCCGGGCGTATTTGGTGTCTTTGGTCTCCATCCTCTCCACCGTGGTCAGGTAGTGGACCAGGTTCTTCATGCACTCGTGGTAGCCGTAGTGGAAGTAGTTGGCGAACTCGGAGAGCAGGTCTGCTGGAAAGCAAGGGGCAGCGGCGCTCCTCAGTCCCGGACCGCGCCCCGGCACCGCCCAGGGGTGCTGGCAcagccgcggccgccccgtcgggccccgccgcggccgcccacCTACCCTTCTCCCGGCCGCGGGGGAAGTCCGCCGAGTGCAGGGCCCGCAGGTACTGCACCGTCATCTCCAGGATCTCCGCCTTCTCCAGCTTCCCTGAGCTCTGCAACacgccgggggtggggggagagggccGTCACGcctgcggcgcggcgcagcgcggccgccctGCGCCGCCCGAGCCTACCTGCTTGGCCAGAGCCATGGGCACCGTCTTCCCCAGCTCCGTGAGGCAGCGGTTGATGCGGTCCCTCCGCCTCTTCTCGATCACCTTGTGGGACACCGGCGTCCTCTGCAAAACACACGCGGCGCGTTAGCGGCGCCGCGTCCCCGACGACGCCGGCCCGGGCCCCGACGACGCCCCGGCCCCTCCGtcgccgccggccccggcctcAGCCCCAGGtcgcggggcggccccgcagcccgcggcggcggctccccgcgcaCCGGACGCCCGCGAGCGTGGGACAGGCGGCTCCGGGGGAGCCTCGCCGCAGGCGCCTGGCTTTGCTTGcctttgcttgccttttttttattattattattattttttagagaaaaaagggaaaatcgGTGCGGGCAGCCGCGGCCGGTGCGAAACGACGGCTGCGGCCCGCGGGAGCGCACGGCGGCGGCTCCAACTCACTCTGCGCTCCTTGAGCTTGGAGGCCATGGTGGGCAGtgcggcccctccgcgccgcggggccgcttATAAAGGCGCGGGCCTTTGGGGGGGACGAGGGGCacccgcggggccgcccgctcccgcAGGATTAGGGAGAGCGGCGCTCGGGGAAGGCATGCATTAAAGATCAGGGCGGACGGCGGCGAGGCGGGGAGAGGGGCTCTCCCCGcgcccccttcccttccctcccccccagcgATCCCCCCCCCGGCGGCTGGCGCGGCGAGGCCGCCCCACGCGGGGCCGGGCGCACGTGACGGCCCCACGGGCGCcgccggagcgcggcgggcgcggcgcagggcgcggagcggcggctcagcgcgccccgccgcctcctgcAAACGCcggctgcccccccccgccgcccctcccctgccccagcgCTGACTGCATTTTAAAGCCTGTCCAGAGTCATTAAAGTAATTAAGTAAGCCCTTAATAGGCTGTTCCGCCCAGTTCAAGGGAGAGCCCTTGGAGACGGAGTGGCCCCGTTTGTTCTCAGGCTTTTCTCACACGACTTGGTGACACGTCCATCTTTATAAGAGATGGCAGCGAGGCTTTTTGTTTACCCCGCTTTATGCGCCGGGGACACCCCGGCAGGTGTGGGGCCGGGGGCTGGCACACGatcccccccgccgcctcccctcggccggcccgccgcggctcTCGCCAGCCTTTGGCACACGACGCGGCTTTTTGTGTGGTGTGCGTCTGGGTGTTGTTGTTTTaccccccctgctccccccttTGGAGAGGCTCAATTTGTAGCCTATTATCCTATAGGAAAATGTCCCATTGAAAAGTATGAATAGTTTCATTGGGCCTAAATTTTAATAATGCGGGTCAAAGAAAAGAGGGGCAAATAAAGAGGGGATCGCAGCTGGCCCGAGAGTGCATTATTCGGTGTCACCTGCAAGCGGGGTCGCCTACAGACCCCCTATTCATTTGCCTAATTTTGGTCAATTTAACAAACTTCAGGAGAAATTATTGTGGCATTGTTAGGGAGGGTAAAGCTTTCTGATCGAATTAACAGCATGTTTTGATCCGgtaaatgtcattaaaaagaaagaaacaatcgCGTTTAAAGGGGGGCTCTGAGTTAAACGCGCCAAGTGGAGACGCCGGAGCGCAAAGCTCACAAAGGGAGCAAGTAACTGCCACAGGGGAACTTTTGTACGCTCACATTGCTGAAGTTTTTTACACAAAAAGGCATTATTTCATACTTGAATACGTTTAATCCAACAATTGTCTATTTTCTGCAAACATATTTTCACAGCATTGTTAACTTTCCTCTCCGTGGCCCTCCGCCCGGGCAGCCGCGCTTCTCGCCTGGCGAGCGCAAGGaccccgagccgccgccggcctggcccggctcggctcggcccggcccggcccggccgccgccccgcgccgggggagggcgggggggcGCCTGCCGCTGGGGGGCCGcaccgggggcggggggcgcgggggaggcgcgcggctgcccgcggagccggccgggccgcccgcgcctcATCCTGCCACCGGcgcggcgccgcagccccgcgcgaagcgccgggggccgcccgtggccgcggcagcgccgggaCCCCTCGCCCCCGCACTCCTTCTTTTTAagcgttcccccccccccttttttttgggggcGGGGGGTCTTAACAACGTTTCAACCGCGGGAGACCGTCACCATCCCGCCACCTGCCCGTCCGTGGagagccccggcggcgccccggcggaggcggcccgcgggagccccgccgccgccctgccaccgcccgcggcccggccgcgccccgcaccgcaccgcaccgcaccgcgccgggccgggccgggccgggccgggccgttccgccgggcgcccgcgtgcggggccgcgcggcgctgTTCTGGCGGCGGCCGCGTAGGTTTCGCTACATTCACGCTGCTACAATGGGATTAGATACCAGCCGTTATCGGCCACATTAACTAAGCGCTGAATAGCAAACGGGACGCGGGGGGGACGCGGGGGGAGATCGCCGACgactcccccccccttccctcccgcgctggcagggctggagctgATCCTCTTACTGCCGGTGTTAACCGCCAGCTGCGGCGCCCGCACGGCACCTCTTTCCACACGGGGAAACTGGTTTATTTGGCGCCTCCCGACCCCACCCCCCCCGGAGTCCTCCCCCGGGCTGCGGCGCCCCAACGGTCGCCGGGGGGCTCTACCGGTCGCCGGGCGGCTCTAACGGCcgcgcccgctgccccgcgcgctgccccggccccgcgggcgcgaGGGCGGCCCCTGGCCGTGCCGCTCGGGCCGTgaccgccgcccgccccgcgcgggccgcgccgcgccgccgcgcctcAGGGGAGCGagcgcccgggcggcggcgcgtgCCGCGGCCGTGCGCTCCCGCCCGCGGGCCGGAGGCGACACGTTGCGCCGTCCCCTTCAGCGAGGCTGGGTGTCGCCTCCACGTGCCTGCTgggccccggccgggcgccggctCCGAGCGGCGCTGAGGCCTGCGCGGCCCGGCACCGCCGCGTGGGCAGCGGCACCCGCCGCGGATCGCCCACGCCGGCCACCTCCGCGCGGCTCCCCCGCGGCGCCGTCGGCGTTTGCCGTGTGGCATTGGCACCGCAGTAGCCCTCTTGGCCCAGCCCTGGGCCTCTCACCTCCTCTGCCACAAACATGGCTGGTGGTTTCCAGCTTCTCTGACATGGCATCTGTTTTAGACTTTTTACAGAGACAGATTGTCtccaaattatatatatatatctatctccaaattatatatatatattttttaagctcATACATAACTGGGGCTGCAGTTGGCCAACTGCTTACTGGTCTAGTCTGGTTTTGAGtgtaaaaaacaaaccagctgAGGCTGCACAGATTCTAACAAACTGCAGCCCCTGGCATGTAACGCAAAGGCTGCCACActcctgcttctgctcagcTACTCTCATGGCTAGCAGAGActagaaaaatgcagaagatgCAGCAGATCGTACCCGGAGGGTGGTTTGTTACTTCCTCCTGCCTAGAGGATGTTCCTGTGGCCGTAGCAGCTTTGGCTGTGAGTTTACTTACTCTTGCACGCCAGGTGAGGCTCTGCTGGGATAGCCACTTTGGAGTAGCCATTTCCAGTCCTTGCATAGCTGGCTCTCATTGCTCCCTGCCTCTAGGTCTGGGGCTACTCATCATCCAGTTCCCCCAGGTGCAGAGATACTTCTTACCTTGATGCTGCTGTTGCTCCCAGCTGTGGCCTGCCATTGTCTCTTCCCCTCTGTCCCCGGGGCTGGTCGACTCCCCTCCATTTTCCTCACCTGCCTCAGCAGGGAGAAGGTGATGAACCTGGCAGGACTCATCTGTCTCCTCCCCAAGGGTGTCCTTCAAAGAACTAGCCTCTGCTGTAGTCATGGCTCACTGCTCCTGCTAGGTTAGTTATAGGCGCTCTCCTCAAAAGCCCAGAGGCTGTAGGAAGCGTTGCTCAGGTTTTATGAGGTGATGTCCTTCGCTCACAGTCAGCGGCAGCCTGGTGCAGTGTGATGCCATAGTGCACGAGTGCTCTGGAACTTTGATCCTGATGTTATGAAGTCATCAAGTATCTCTTGATACTTCTGGTGACAGGAAGGAGGGGTCCCAGCCAGGCTTCTCCAGCTCGGTGGTGCTGCTGGGTGTCTTTTGTGTCCACTCTTGATGGAGGTGCGTTTTATCGTAAGTATATTTAGTACTGTAATTTCAATGTCACACATTTTATTCTTTGGGATTAAAAGCCCTTTGTAAATCTAAAATCTGGTATTCTGGTTTGTATATCAGTTAGACgatttttatattcataaagATCCCCTTCCAGTAATTTATACTCTATATTTGTAAAGACTTCTTTCCATAATTTTACACTTTTTCAGCCTTACTGATTTAACATGCTGCAATTTGCAGTCTGTACATCAGACTTCAGCAGCATTACTCTGTGGATGACAGTGGCAGCTGAAGTGGAAGGttaaaaaaggaacatttgAAAAAGGTACCATTTTATTTCAGGACTTTGAAAAGTTTCATTGGAGGCACACAATACCTCAAGAGGCATACAGATCCTCCTTGAGACGCAGGACAGCTTTGGTCAAACCTCTCAAATTGAACACAGAGGTAAACATTGCCTGTGGTCTCATTCTTTATAGGCTGAGCTCTGACTATGATCTTTGTATTAATTGCCTTTCTGGAGATGCCCTGTTTGGCTCTCTGTGTAACAGCACTGTAAGATCTGAGGGGATATCCTGTGTAGTAAAAGTTAGAAAAGAGAACTGCTGAATGGTATCTTCACAAAACAATGCCTCAAAATGTAATGATTTTTGGAGCATTGCTTATTTTGGAGGCATTCTCTCAtatgtttctgtaatttttaatatctcattttcttggcttttatttGAATGAGATGTAAAATTTCAGACTTAAAATATAGCGAGTGCATACAGAATtatataggaaaaaatgttcctttaattaaaaatgagtatAGGTATTATAGGCAATGACAGAAGCTGATTCATTTTGACACAAAACCTGACACAGATTTTACCTGTCAAATGTATGGTGAAACTTGAGGCAGTATGTACGGTGTGTTTGTACAAGGTGCGTTCCCAGAAGTGGCAGAGGGATACTTAAAATTTTCCTGATTACAGCTATCTTCTCAGCCACATCACTGTTGAGATGAGGTGAGTAGCACTTGTAATGACCACATGTCAGAATTAGAGGCTGGTCAGTCAGCCCAGATTTCATCGAATTCCTGCATCTGGACATTCAGCAGATAAGGGAACAGACTCTGGTCTGTGTAAACACATCCAGGCACTGGCCCAGGCACAGGTTTCTAGGCACACTTTTAGCTGGGCAGTGCTCTTTACTTGAAAACAcaataaatagaaacaaaagatAAATCCTTTCTTGTAAGGACTCACAAGTCTCTAATTTTGACATAGTGTTGTAGTCAGATTAGAATTTAAAGTGGGaaataaattcctttaaaatggaaattaattgAATCTCTCTGAAACCAGCCACCAGCCAGTTGCATTGAAACACTGTAGCGTTCAGGTTGACTGGCAGGTAGACCCATTGCAAGAGGAATCCTGCCAAAATTGGCCTGACAGACAAAGATCAAGTCAACTTAGCATGTCTTGAAAATTTTGTTAGTGCCTTCCGTGTTTTCTGGGCAAAAAACAAGCTCACAGCTGTTGGCGCTGCTATGTTCTACTGGTGATACGTCAGCCTTCCCATGTTACTCTGCCTATGAGCACAGTAAATAGCCTATTATATTACCTGTGGGATGCGCTAGGTAAATAGATGGAATTATTGCACAGTTATATGGCTTAATATGATAGTGTCTTCATAAACATATGTGGCATTTCTTGTATACTCTGCATTCTTTgccctctttcctcttttattacCTGGTTTTAATCCCagtgtgtattttaaattaaaaaaggactGCATTATTATGCAAAATAGTTCTTGGAATATATGTAGCACTAGAATACAGCCCTCGGTagtgagttttttgttttctttaaaaaaatttgatgAATTTTGATATCCAAGGGTAAtgctttttataataaaaaagcGTTTAATGTTATTTGTGACAAACAAAATCTCTGTAGGCAGATATGATAATTCTCAGAGGTATTTGGGTACCTAGTTCATACTTGACTATCTTTTTCCTGTTAACATTGATTTCAGAGGGGTTTTGTAGATACAAGGTACTCTTGTATCTTTGGGGATATGTAACTTAGATTTCTTGTGACTGAGATGGCATACCTCACTAGATAGCTAAGGACCTTTCTGGTCTGAATAAAGACTAAAGGAAACTACAAGGGCTCTTTCTGCAATCACATTTGTAATGATAATAAAGTATCTGCCCCCTCTATTCTCTGTCCTCCCCATGCCTTAGGCTGCAAAGTAAAGACTTCCACTTAATAGCTACTTGTATATATGGTTAGTTTGATgaagtgtattttaattttttgattaGGTTTTTGAATAGATTCAGCTATTTTACACTATTCTCAATCAGATGTAATTCATTTAGATTCAGGGCTTCTACACCTGTGTAAAGCAGAATAAATGGGAGGGAAATACAGCCTTTTTTTGTTTACTGTACTTAACCATGTGTGGCATTATAACTTGACTCATTAAGGAGTCATTAACATCTCATTATACTTATGACTGCTTTGTAAACAGTACTAATGCAATAGGAATTGAGAGCCTAATTCCCTCTAGAGTGCTTTAGTCCTAGCCATGGTTTTCTTTCTAACTGAAGTGAAAAAGGATTCCCCTATGAGAGATTAGCAGATTCTGCAAATTCTACTAATTGAGTAATGCCATAATTCAAGCATGCTATCATTATGGACCCTCAATACTGAGCCTAAAGTGTGGGCTAGAACTTAATGGAATTATTTGCAGCAAAGCGATAATCTTTGGATCAGTTTGTCTTTGTTACAGCTTCCCAGAGGCTGAGTGGACCAACTACCCCCTGTTACATTGGCTTCCAAaggattatttttgaaatgtactTTTGTTGCTAACTCTTAAGAGAAATAAGATATTGGAACTTCATTATGGACCTACTATGCTCAGCTTTTTAAGTCTAAATATTGGGCTTAGAACAGCCATGACACAAAGAAACAGAGCGATAAGAGGCTTCAATGATGGGAACCATCTCctctatttcctttcctctgtagAATCAGTGACATGGCTGGTCTTGCACATTGCGCTAATGATTGGCTTTTGTAGGGTTTATTCAGTGCCAGCTTATGGCAAATGGGATCAGTGTAACAGCTCAGAGAGTTTGTTTGTGAAGGCATCTGAAGTTAGTATTGTATATTGCTaagtagaagagagaaaggagctgATGCCTCTGGATTCCTGCCGCGAGCCTTGTCCAGTTGCCTTTGTGGCATTATTATTGCTAGGAGGGTGGCTCTTTTTCTTGGTACTGATGGT is a window encoding:
- the HELT gene encoding hairy and enhancer of split-related protein HELT isoform X2, with amino-acid sequence MASKLKERRRTPVSHKVIEKRRRDRINRCLTELGKTVPMALAKQSSGKLEKAEILEMTVQYLRALHSADFPRGREKDLLSEFANYFHYGYHECMKNLVHYLTTVERMETKDTKYARILAFLQSKARFVTEPIFTSLGSLPEPDFPSYPLHGAPECAGHSPGEAALPPPAGGPFAWPGAARSPSLPYHLPGAAGTLAGAGQQRSTFLSSVQGLDRHYLTLLGPSHPNAFGLPPGQHPSVL
- the HELT gene encoding hairy and enhancer of split-related protein HELT isoform X1; its protein translation is MASKLKERRRTPVSHKVIEKRRRDRINRCLTELGKTVPMALAKQSSGKLEKAEILEMTVQYLRALHSADFPRGREKADLLSEFANYFHYGYHECMKNLVHYLTTVERMETKDTKYARILAFLQSKARFVTEPIFTSLGSLPEPDFPSYPLHGAPECAGHSPGEAALPPPAGGPFAWPGAARSPSLPYHLPGAAGTLAGAGQQRSTFLSSVQGLDRHYLTLLGPSHPNAFGLPPGQHPSVL